In Chiroxiphia lanceolata isolate bChiLan1 chromosome 9, bChiLan1.pri, whole genome shotgun sequence, one DNA window encodes the following:
- the ARTN gene encoding artemin isoform X1 yields the protein MGCRRFFGVLGGDGGDCMVEEGRRSMCQLPASQVDTHPIPAVWALTPTSALAASMDQQQGPPEPRPAGPATHPQPKEGTLWGLLAILSLLAGLATGTLRTPHCNETLDAAPTPQGMATASPSVEDGVEVPLAAAWSQLYGENATTGGPGAAELAEDLLLRAERSPPGAGKGKKRARTPSRGTRGRNCHIRNLMVKVRDLGLGFNSDEIVLFKYCSGSCHRARSNYDLTLGSLLRQQLIAPGPQERILSHPCCRPTRYEAVSFMDVENTWQTVEKLSAAECSCIG from the exons ATGGGGTGTAGGAGGTTTTTTGGGGTTCTGGGGGGTGATGGAGGGGATTGCATGGTTGaagaaggcaggagaagcaTGTGCCAACTCCCAGCCAGCCAGGTCGACACCCACCCTATCCCTGCTGTGTGGGCACTGACCCCAACCTCTGCACTTGCAGCGAGCATGGACCAGCAACAGGGGCCACCAGAGCCGAGACCTGCAGGACCTGCCACACACCCGCAGCCCAAG GAGGGGACACTGTGGGGGCTCCTCGCCATCCTATcgctgctggctgggctggccACGGGCACCCTGCGAACACCGCACTGCAACGAGACGCTGGACGCAGCCCCTACACCACAGGGCATGGCCACTGCCAGCCCATCTGTGGAGGATGGTGTGGAGGTGCCACTCGCCGCTGCCTGGAGCCAGCTGTACG GGGAAAATGCGACGACAGGTGGTCCAGGCGCCGCAGAGTTGGCGGAGGACCTGCTGCTGCGCGCTGAGCGCTCACCGCCAGGTGCTGGCAAAGGCAAGAAGAGGGCGCGGACACCCTCACGGGGCACCCGCGGGCGCAACTGCCACATCCGCAACCTGATGGTGAAGGTGCGCGACCTGGGCCTGGGCTTCAACTCGGACGAGATCGTGCTCTTCAAGTACTGCAGTGGGTCCTGCCACCGGGCACGCAGCAACTATGACCTGACACTGGGCAGCCTGCTGCGACAGCAGCTCATCGCCCCAGGGCCACAGGAGCGGATCCTCAGCCACCCCTGCTGCCGACCCACTCGCTATGAGGCTGTGTCCTTCATGGATGTGGAGAACACATGGCAGACAGTGGAGAAGCTCTCAGCAGCCGAGTGCAGCTGTATTGGCTGA
- the ARTN gene encoding artemin isoform X2, with protein MDQQQGPPEPRPAGPATHPQPKEGTLWGLLAILSLLAGLATGTLRTPHCNETLDAAPTPQGMATASPSVEDGVEVPLAAAWSQLYGENATTGGPGAAELAEDLLLRAERSPPGAGKGKKRARTPSRGTRGRNCHIRNLMVKVRDLGLGFNSDEIVLFKYCSGSCHRARSNYDLTLGSLLRQQLIAPGPQERILSHPCCRPTRYEAVSFMDVENTWQTVEKLSAAECSCIG; from the exons ATGGACCAGCAACAGGGGCCACCAGAGCCGAGACCTGCAGGACCTGCCACACACCCGCAGCCCAAG GAGGGGACACTGTGGGGGCTCCTCGCCATCCTATcgctgctggctgggctggccACGGGCACCCTGCGAACACCGCACTGCAACGAGACGCTGGACGCAGCCCCTACACCACAGGGCATGGCCACTGCCAGCCCATCTGTGGAGGATGGTGTGGAGGTGCCACTCGCCGCTGCCTGGAGCCAGCTGTACG GGGAAAATGCGACGACAGGTGGTCCAGGCGCCGCAGAGTTGGCGGAGGACCTGCTGCTGCGCGCTGAGCGCTCACCGCCAGGTGCTGGCAAAGGCAAGAAGAGGGCGCGGACACCCTCACGGGGCACCCGCGGGCGCAACTGCCACATCCGCAACCTGATGGTGAAGGTGCGCGACCTGGGCCTGGGCTTCAACTCGGACGAGATCGTGCTCTTCAAGTACTGCAGTGGGTCCTGCCACCGGGCACGCAGCAACTATGACCTGACACTGGGCAGCCTGCTGCGACAGCAGCTCATCGCCCCAGGGCCACAGGAGCGGATCCTCAGCCACCCCTGCTGCCGACCCACTCGCTATGAGGCTGTGTCCTTCATGGATGTGGAGAACACATGGCAGACAGTGGAGAAGCTCTCAGCAGCCGAGTGCAGCTGTATTGGCTGA
- the LOC116791014 gene encoding collagen alpha-1(I) chain-like: MLPPCRQSSHWPPPAAPAATAWPSTAHAARRSRGGPWPHASRCCQVMVFPGWHPRRGQARVPAPCWEGTDSSPSPLPGAPPRPLGLSIPAGRDGTERDGAAGAVQASPVRRQHSHGLCGGSAAGGAPDEGSLPSPPGAPGPERRPCSTSASADTGPRPREQIPERAGPQSTLAPQPRSAPAFPPAREGLRQAPGHPTAVRDLHTPRQTPTSQPGESRADRAVLRGWERVPRGCTRTPGEAADTREVHSRGASGCPSPGVRVLAHGVAVPALQPRVPPRSAGRVAGDPRGHLRESAEAHHPSALPLAEVTGDQKSTPHVMRSGHPPRKALGGPGTNTWGTRMRPNSAPAGGSTGGGRWAAPPRGSRRATARAAGAQTCPTCPTGRAGAQGRGEGVRARVPRAPAVGSRLSLPRQGTPSPPRPSALPAAGPGSAPRLLPRGGRRSGFPPSPPQSRYEPPPRSGAAGRLGRALSPAGPARTHRARGGDQPPGRRCPASPPLPAAPRRPPPPRRGGALAGAGAAPPAPTPAAAPGAAPAVPWDTGPGPFARRGAVPAAAGGRTVRGSDGSILLPSPLPVSNSSRRHLTGGAGTGTDTGTPISTGTRIPAAIPTRTAAAPGLRPAQAPGPPWEQDGTGIPPTAGAAARPASAPAPAGTRTAAELPRKLAPRRERHRDPRRHPTPAAASCTPADPRAGGRAGGPADRPADRPVSGAPCPDSPVQRGQDGHTNTPGEAFNPSRSAPGSEPHGDPTPAVGGQSRTRGDPAGMGWRAGSGPSRPRRDRPASHAPRAAAGHPCAWRSRPAAPEEESGLPPARALHPGPPRRGRPPPGSLPLPSPCLPPPGPPLAPGTWGPAGESSRARASPYVTARGPPRPSRGSRVLLANVPNPGAASARPRFTRAPLAGAGLRDASRARRAPRGRPSWPRGPRAPGRAARPGVPRAVSPAPAALRRLGAVPRAYATPRLERGQRLGRRLCRGCTPGPRWPVGSAPTPGTQRGFNLLPAAR, from the exons ATGCTCCCCCCGTGCCGACAGAGCTCGCACTGGCCCCCCCCGGCCGCGCCAGCCGCCACAGCCTGGCCAAGCACAGCCCACGCTGCACGTCGCTCCCGTGGCGGCCCGTGGCCCCACGCCAGCCGCTGCTGCCAGGTCATGGTTTTCCCAGGCTGGCACCCCCGAAGGGGCCAGGCGAGGGTCCCCGCGCCCTGCTGGGAGGGCACGGACTCCTCCCCGTCCCCGCTCCCGGGAGCCCCGCCGCGACCCCTCGGCTTAAGCATCCCGGCGGGACGGGACGGAACGGAAAGGGACGGAGCAGCCGGTGCAGTTCAGGCTTCTCCCGTCCggaggcagcacagccacgGGCTCTGCGGCGGGAGCGCTGCCGGCGGGGCGCCGGACGAGGGCAGCCTCCCTTCGCCACCGGGAGCCCCGGGGCCGGAGAGACGGCCGTGCTCCACCAGTGCCTCCGCAGACACGGGGCCCCGTCCCCGGGAGCAGATCCCTGAACGCGCAGGACCGCAGTCCACGCtggccccgcagccccgctcGGCACCTGCTTTTCCCCCAGCGCGGGAGGGGTTGAGACAAGCTCCTGGGCACCCCACGGCAGTGCGAGACCTGCACACTCCGCGTCAGACCCCCACGTCCC AGCCCGGCGAGAGCCGCGCTGACCGCGCCGTGCTCAGGGGCTGGGAGCGGGTGCCCCGAGGCTGCACCAGGACCCCGGGAGAAGCAGCAGACACTCGCGAAGTGCATTCACGCGGAGCCAGCGGGTGCCCCAGCCCCGGAGTGAGGGTCTTAGCTCACGGAGTGGCCgtgcctgccctgcagccccgggTCCCGCCGAGGAGCGCGGGGCGGGTGGCCGGAGACCCCCGCGGGCACCTGCGGGAATCGGCGGAGGCCCATCATCCCTCCGCGCTGCCCCTGGCAGAAGTGACGGGGGATCAGAAATCAACCCCACATGTGATGCGGAGCGGGCACCCGCCCCGCAAAGCCTTGGGAGGCCCGGGGACGAACACGTGGGGTACACGGATGAGACCAAACTCGGCCCCTGCCGGAGGCAGCACAGGCGGGGGGCGCTGGGCAGCCCCTCCCCGTGGTTCTCGCCGGGCCACCGCCCGGGCAGCCGGGGCGCAGACCTGTCCGACGTGCCCAACGGGCcgggcaggagcccagggaagAGGCGAAGGAGTCCGCGCCCGTGTCCCCCGGGCGCCCGCAGTGGGGTCCcgcctctccctgcccaggcagggaaCCCCATCCCCGCCGCGGCCCTCAGCGCTTCCCGCCGCCGGGCCGGGCTCGGCACCCCGGCTATTGCCGAGGGGTGGGCGGCGAAGCGGGTTCCCCCCGTCCCCCCCGCAGTCCCGGTACGAGCCACCACCGAGGTCCGGGGCCGCCGGCAGGCTGGGGCGGGCGCTGTCgcccgccggcccggcccgcacTCACCGTGCCCGCGGCGGGGACCAACCCCCGGGCCGCCGCTGCCCCGCATCGCctccgctccccgccgccccccgccgcccgccgccgccgcgccggggcGGGGCGCTGGCGGgggccggcgctgccccgcCGGCACCGACTCCCGCCGCTGCTCCCGGTGCCGCTCCCGCTGTGCCTTGGGATACAGGTCCCGGTCCCTTTGCGCGTCGCGGTGCGgtgccggcggcggcgggcggacGCACAGTGCGGGGCAGCGACGGCTCCATCCTGCTGCCGTCGCCGCTACCGGTGTCAAATTCCAGCCGCCGTCACCTGACCGGCGGGGCGGGCACCGGCACCGATACCGGGACCCCGATTAGCACTGGCACCAGAATACCAGCCGCCATCCCGACCCGCACCGCAGCGGCACCGGGACTCCGACCCGCACAGGCGCCGGGACCGCCCTGGGAGCAGGACGGCACCGGGATCCCGCCAACAGCAGGAGCCGCAGCACGACCCGCTTCAGCACCGGCTCCCGCCGGGACCCGCACCGCCGCCGAGCTCCCGCGGAAACTCGCACCCCGCCGGGAACGTCACCGGGACCCCCGGCGGCACCCGACCCCCGCTGCCGCCTCCTGCACGCCGGCCGACCCCCGGGCAGGCGGACGGGCAGGTGGACCCGCAGACCGGCCGGCCGACCGCCCCGTGAGCGGGGCTCCCTGCCCCGACAGCCCCGTCCAGCGCGGGCAGGACGGACATACGAACACCCCCGGGGAAGCGTTCAACCCTTCTCGGAGCGCTCCGGGGTCAGAGCCCCACGGGGACCCCACGCCCGCCGTCGGAGGGCAGAGCCGCACACGTGGGGACCCGGCGGGGATGGGTTGGCGGGCAGGGTCGGGGCCATCCCGGCCGCGGCGGGACCGGCCGGCGTCCCACGCACCCCGAGCCGCCGCGGGTCACCCGTGTGCCTGGCGCTCGCGTCCGGCCGCGCCGGAGGAGGAGTCCGgcctcccgcccgcccgcgccctGCACCCCGGTCCtccccggcggggccgcccgccGCCGGGCTCCTTACCTCTGCCGTCGCCCTGCCTCCctccgccggggccgccgctgGCCCCGGGGACATGGGGGCCGGCTGGCGAGTCGAGCCGAGCCCGTGCAAGTCCTTACGTCACCGCCCGGGGCCCTCCGCGTCCATCCCGGGGCTCTCGAGTGCTCCTTGCGAACGTGCCAAATCCCGGGGCCGCCTCCGCTCGGCCCCGCTTCACACGTGCTCCCCTGGCCGGAGCCGGTCTCCGGGACGCGTCCCGGGCCAGGCGAGCCCCCCGGGGCCGGCCCTCATGGCCGCGGGGTCCGAGGGCGCCCGGGCGGGCTGCGCGCCCCGGGGTGCCGCGGGCCGTGTCACCTGCCCCGGCGGCGCTCCGCCGCCTCGGCGCAGTTCCCCGGGCTTATGCAACTCCCCGGCTGGAGCGGGGCCAGCGGCTCGGTCGCCGGCTGTGCCGCGGCTGCACGCCGGGCCCCAGGTGGCCTGTGGGGTCTGCCCCGACCCCGGGCACCCAGCGTGGCTTTAACCTCCTCCCCGCCGCCCGGTAG